A window of Haliscomenobacter hydrossis DSM 1100 contains these coding sequences:
- a CDS encoding universal stress protein: protein MKKILVPTDFSENAQQALDVAVQIAKKIDAEIVLLHVNEQIGAALPVSEYYYTYDRTIEEKYLNMVHENLEKMLGDVAARLNAHNIRTAVIGGPFSTIVEDVVQTEGVDLIIMGTKGASGLKEFFVGSNTEKVVRTAKCPVLTVHDNKTFEFKNVVVPTTLEADQKKLFESLREWEAIFGGKFHLLYINNPGAYRGDTEIEAREKALVESTGLKDVEIYKTETFTLNEEQVIFDFAKEKNADLIVMGTHQRRGLAHVLLGSLTEDTINHAAIPVLAIPLK, encoded by the coding sequence ATGAAAAAAATCCTTGTTCCTACCGATTTCTCTGAAAATGCCCAACAAGCATTGGATGTAGCTGTACAAATCGCCAAAAAAATTGACGCTGAGATCGTGCTTTTGCACGTCAACGAACAAATTGGCGCAGCCTTACCAGTATCCGAATACTACTATACATACGATCGTACCATTGAGGAAAAATACCTCAATATGGTTCACGAAAATTTGGAAAAAATGCTGGGTGATGTAGCGGCCAGACTCAACGCACACAACATCCGTACTGCTGTAATTGGCGGCCCATTTTCTACCATTGTTGAAGACGTCGTACAAACCGAAGGTGTCGACCTCATTATTATGGGAACCAAAGGTGCCAGTGGCTTGAAAGAATTTTTTGTTGGCTCGAATACCGAAAAAGTCGTTCGGACGGCAAAATGCCCTGTATTGACAGTGCATGACAACAAAACTTTCGAATTCAAAAACGTGGTAGTTCCTACTACACTTGAAGCTGACCAAAAGAAATTATTTGAAAGCTTGCGTGAATGGGAAGCCATCTTTGGCGGAAAATTCCACCTGTTGTACATCAACAATCCGGGTGCTTACCGGGGAGATACAGAAATCGAAGCACGGGAAAAAGCGCTCGTTGAATCTACGGGTTTGAAGGATGTTGAAATCTACAAAACCGAAACCTTTACGCTCAATGAAGAGCAGGTGATTTTTGATTTTGCCAAAGAAAAGAATGCTGACCTGATCGTGATGGGAACGCATCAACGCCGCGGTTTGGCCCACGTTTTGCTGGGCAGTTTGACCGAGGATACCATCAACCACGCGGCAATTCCGGTGCTGGCGATTCCGTTGAAATAA
- a CDS encoding SDR family oxidoreductase, producing the protein MKKVALVTGASSGLGEALASLLAQKGYIVYGTSRKPTEENRFKLLIMDVQDEASVQAAVAQILREQGQIDVLINNAGVGIAGPLEVMSINSIQQAFDTNVFGLIRVIQAVLPSMREAKTGKIINISSIAAEVALPYRAVYSASKAAVDRITEALRLEVERFGIQVCSIQCGDIQTAITAHRIMEYASDNPAYNTVFAKVAQNMNDGVSKGSTAEYMATEIIKLLDKNHLQKIYPIGKSYQKLSLTLKRLLSGRLFEKIIKGYTQS; encoded by the coding sequence ATGAAAAAAGTAGCTTTGGTAACGGGAGCCTCTTCGGGTTTGGGAGAGGCATTGGCTAGTCTTTTGGCACAAAAAGGATACATTGTTTACGGCACCAGCCGCAAGCCTACCGAGGAAAATCGGTTCAAACTCTTGATCATGGATGTGCAAGACGAGGCCAGTGTACAAGCAGCCGTGGCCCAAATCCTGCGCGAACAGGGACAAATTGATGTGTTGATCAACAATGCGGGAGTAGGCATAGCCGGACCCTTGGAAGTGATGAGCATCAACAGCATTCAGCAGGCTTTTGACACCAATGTATTTGGCTTGATTCGGGTCATCCAAGCAGTGTTGCCATCTATGCGCGAGGCGAAAACCGGAAAAATCATCAACATCAGTTCAATCGCGGCGGAAGTGGCTCTGCCTTATCGCGCGGTGTACAGCGCGAGCAAAGCCGCAGTAGACCGCATTACCGAAGCATTAAGGCTGGAGGTTGAGCGTTTTGGCATTCAGGTGTGCAGCATCCAGTGCGGCGACATCCAAACGGCCATCACGGCGCACCGCATCATGGAATACGCCTCCGACAACCCTGCATACAATACCGTGTTTGCCAAAGTGGCCCAAAACATGAACGACGGGGTGAGCAAAGGTTCAACCGCGGAATACATGGCCACAGAGATCATTAAATTACTCGATAAGAATCATTTACAAAAGATATATCCGATTGGTAAATCGTACCAGAAACTCTCTTTGACGCTGAAACGTTTATTGAGTGGGAGGCTTTTTGAAAAAATTATTAAAGGTTACACCCAGTCCTGA
- a CDS encoding 3-hydroxyacyl-CoA dehydrogenase family protein: MKNISVVGAGTMGNGIAHLFAQYDHPVTLIDVSEAALEKALTTISANLDRMVKKETISTADKDRTLSNIRTVSSLEEGLATAHLVVEAATENSALKLQIFRDLDVFAPEKAILATNTSSISITQIAAATKRPAQVIGMHFMNPVPLMKLVEVIRGFDTSEDTTRIIMELSQTLGKVPVEVNDYPGFVANRILMPMINEAIYTLYEGVAGVTEIDTVMKLGMAHPMGPLQLADFIGLDVCLSILKVLQDGFGQPKYAPCPLLVNMVTAGKLGVKNGEGFYKYTPGSKELIPARNFTR, translated from the coding sequence ATGAAAAACATCAGTGTCGTTGGAGCGGGTACCATGGGAAATGGCATCGCTCATCTTTTTGCCCAGTACGATCATCCGGTTACGCTGATTGATGTATCTGAGGCCGCCCTCGAAAAAGCCCTGACTACCATCAGCGCCAATTTGGACCGTATGGTCAAAAAAGAAACCATCAGTACTGCTGACAAAGACCGTACGCTGAGCAACATTCGGACCGTATCCAGTTTAGAAGAAGGACTGGCTACGGCTCATTTAGTAGTGGAAGCAGCAACCGAAAACAGTGCGCTGAAGCTCCAGATTTTCCGTGATTTGGATGTTTTTGCCCCTGAAAAGGCCATTCTGGCCACCAATACCTCCTCCATTTCCATTACCCAAATTGCCGCTGCCACCAAGCGGCCCGCCCAGGTCATCGGGATGCATTTTATGAACCCGGTACCCCTGATGAAATTGGTGGAAGTGATTCGGGGTTTTGATACCAGCGAGGATACCACACGGATCATTATGGAACTTTCTCAAACCCTGGGTAAGGTACCAGTAGAGGTCAATGATTATCCAGGCTTCGTCGCCAACCGCATCCTGATGCCCATGATCAACGAGGCGATTTATACCCTTTATGAAGGTGTGGCTGGCGTAACGGAAATTGATACAGTGATGAAATTGGGCATGGCTCACCCGATGGGACCCCTACAATTGGCCGATTTTATCGGACTGGATGTCTGTTTGTCAATATTAAAGGTATTGCAGGATGGTTTTGGCCAACCCAAATACGCCCCCTGCCCACTGTTGGTCAATATGGTGACTGCTGGTAAGCTGGGCGTAAAAAATGGAGAAGGATTTTACAAGTACACGCCAGGATCTAAAGAATTGATTCCTGCCCGTAATTTTACACGCTAA
- a CDS encoding heavy metal translocating P-type ATPase has product MKPLVELTVEGMDCANCAAGITRYLERKGLEEVYVNFQTKEVRFRLVDESISLEEAKGGINKLGYTVVEPEQKPDFWTLERKLLIGAIFTLPLLLGHLLMSAGIHLAFMHNAWIQLAICLPVFVLGAWHFGKSAWSSIRNGMPNMDVLIFMGGTAAFVYSLVGTLSGETQYIFYETSATIFTLVLLGNWIEKRAVAQTTTAIAELGKLQVEHARRIMPSGTIVGIHYPEIKTGYILQVNEGDKVPADGEIFLGQASIDESMLTGESLPINKQLGDQVIGGSLVLSGNFQLKVNAVGKKSVLGQMIELIKTAQQDKPEIQRLADKISAIFVPVVVSISALTFLLSYFVFDIAFKNALMNAIAVLVISCPCAMGLATPTAVMVGVGRLARNGILVKGGKTLEIFANIRNIVFDKTGTLTTGTFVVEHIDYAPGVREAEVNNLIYDLEMHSSHPIAKSLVQEMEAQVSLNGQRLGPITLTNVEEEKGKGMSGEDEAGNIYEFGASENGQGTLILRKNGDKLATLSITDTIKPEAKACIDYLKSKNIASYILSGDKQAKTASVAEALGVTHFFAEQQPGQKLDIIARLSKEAPTAMVGDGINDAPALAKASIGVSLSNASQAAIQSAQIVLLNGNLERLPQALAICTHTVLTIKQSLYWAFAYNIVAIPMAAMGYLNPMWGALFMAFSDVVVIGNAIRLKYKRI; this is encoded by the coding sequence ATGAAGCCACTGGTCGAATTAACCGTAGAAGGAATGGATTGCGCCAACTGTGCAGCGGGCATTACCCGCTACCTGGAGCGCAAGGGTTTGGAAGAAGTGTATGTCAACTTCCAAACCAAAGAAGTGCGTTTTCGTCTGGTTGATGAAAGTATTTCCTTGGAAGAGGCCAAAGGCGGGATCAACAAATTGGGCTATACCGTGGTTGAGCCCGAACAAAAGCCCGATTTTTGGACCCTCGAGCGCAAACTTTTGATCGGGGCCATTTTCACCCTTCCACTTTTGTTGGGGCACCTTTTGATGTCGGCAGGCATCCATTTGGCCTTTATGCACAATGCCTGGATCCAATTGGCGATCTGTCTGCCCGTGTTTGTATTGGGCGCCTGGCATTTTGGCAAAAGTGCCTGGAGCTCCATCCGCAATGGCATGCCCAATATGGATGTGTTGATTTTCATGGGGGGAACCGCGGCCTTTGTTTACAGTCTGGTAGGAACCCTCAGTGGAGAAACCCAGTACATTTTTTATGAAACCAGTGCCACCATTTTTACGCTGGTGTTGTTGGGAAACTGGATTGAAAAAAGAGCGGTGGCACAAACCACAACCGCCATTGCTGAACTGGGTAAACTTCAGGTGGAGCACGCTCGGCGCATCATGCCTTCCGGAACGATTGTGGGAATCCACTATCCTGAAATCAAAACCGGATACATTTTGCAGGTCAACGAAGGAGACAAAGTGCCGGCTGATGGGGAGATTTTTCTGGGCCAGGCCAGTATCGACGAATCCATGCTGACCGGAGAAAGTCTGCCCATCAACAAACAGCTGGGTGATCAGGTCATTGGAGGCTCTCTGGTGTTGAGTGGCAATTTTCAGCTCAAAGTCAATGCGGTGGGTAAAAAATCGGTATTGGGTCAAATGATCGAATTGATCAAAACCGCCCAACAAGACAAACCGGAAATCCAGCGTTTGGCCGATAAAATCAGCGCCATTTTTGTGCCGGTAGTGGTGAGCATTTCAGCACTGACCTTTCTACTCAGTTATTTTGTATTTGACATTGCGTTTAAAAATGCCTTGATGAATGCCATCGCGGTACTGGTCATCTCTTGCCCATGTGCCATGGGCCTGGCTACGCCAACTGCGGTAATGGTGGGGGTAGGGCGTCTGGCGCGCAATGGCATTTTGGTCAAAGGGGGCAAAACCCTCGAGATCTTTGCAAACATTCGTAACATTGTTTTTGACAAGACTGGAACATTAACCACGGGGACATTTGTGGTGGAGCACATTGACTACGCTCCAGGGGTTCGTGAAGCAGAAGTGAACAATTTGATTTACGACCTCGAAATGCACTCCTCTCACCCCATTGCCAAATCCCTGGTGCAGGAAATGGAAGCTCAGGTCAGCCTGAATGGGCAACGCCTGGGGCCAATCACCTTAACAAATGTGGAGGAAGAAAAAGGTAAAGGCATGAGTGGGGAGGATGAAGCGGGCAATATCTACGAATTTGGCGCTTCAGAAAATGGCCAGGGCACACTGATTTTGCGCAAAAATGGCGATAAACTGGCCACCCTGAGTATAACTGACACCATCAAACCCGAGGCCAAAGCATGTATCGATTACCTCAAATCCAAAAACATCGCTAGTTATATATTGAGCGGCGACAAACAGGCAAAAACGGCAAGCGTGGCCGAGGCATTGGGCGTCACCCATTTTTTTGCGGAGCAACAACCCGGGCAAAAATTGGACATCATTGCCCGTTTGAGCAAGGAAGCCCCGACCGCAATGGTTGGCGATGGCATCAACGACGCACCAGCACTGGCCAAAGCCAGCATTGGTGTATCACTGAGCAACGCCTCCCAGGCGGCGATACAATCGGCGCAAATCGTGTTGCTCAATGGCAACCTGGAACGTTTGCCACAGGCACTGGCCATTTGTACCCATACGGTGCTGACCATCAAGCAGAGCTTGTATTGGGCTTTTGCTTACAACATTGTGGCCATTCCAATGGCGGCGATGGGCTACCTCAACCCGATGTGGGGGGCTTTGTTTATGGCTTTTTCGGATGTAGTGGTGATCGGGAATGCCATTCGATTGAAATACAAGCGGATCTAA
- a CDS encoding superoxide dismutase gives MDKRNFLRTGLFVAAASLLKPRNVWADRALVPDFDTDEAQQTGPFTLAPLAFANDALEPHFDKMTMEIHHDRHHNAYVTNLNKAVAGTAFATMSIEQVQSNVTSKQPAIRNNGGGHFNHTLFWSLLSPQGGGTPTGNVANAISTKYGSFDKFKEIFTAEATGRFGSGWAWLSVNSKGEIFISSTPNQDNPLMSKIVKKQAGTPVLGLDVWEHAYYLKYQNKRADYIKAFWNVLNWAEVEKRYNAAK, from the coding sequence ATGGATAAGCGAAATTTTTTGAGAACGGGTTTATTTGTAGCAGCAGCATCCCTGCTCAAACCACGGAACGTATGGGCTGATCGGGCATTAGTACCCGATTTTGACACCGATGAAGCGCAACAAACCGGGCCATTCACCTTGGCTCCCCTGGCTTTTGCCAATGATGCCCTTGAGCCTCACTTTGATAAAATGACCATGGAAATCCACCATGATCGGCACCACAACGCCTATGTGACCAACCTGAACAAGGCTGTGGCCGGAACGGCTTTTGCCACGATGAGTATCGAACAGGTACAGAGCAACGTCACCAGCAAACAACCAGCCATTCGCAACAATGGCGGCGGACATTTCAACCATACGCTGTTCTGGTCTTTGCTTTCTCCACAAGGTGGCGGAACACCTACGGGCAATGTGGCCAATGCCATCAGCACCAAGTACGGTAGCTTTGACAAGTTTAAAGAAATCTTTACCGCCGAAGCGACCGGACGATTTGGTTCGGGTTGGGCCTGGTTGAGTGTCAACAGCAAAGGAGAAATCTTCATCAGCTCTACCCCCAATCAAGACAACCCATTGATGAGCAAAATTGTTAAAAAGCAGGCGGGTACGCCGGTTCTTGGACTTGACGTTTGGGAACACGCCTATTACCTGAAATACCAGAACAAAAGAGCGGATTACATCAAAGCCTTTTGGAATGTCTTGAATTGGGCGGAGGTAGAAAAGCGGTACAACGCCGCAAAATAA
- a CDS encoding CBS domain-containing protein: MLSVRRLLDNKKINSVWSVRPDHMVIDALALMSQQGIGAVLVMDEDQLIGIFSERDYARKGIIVGRKAKSTPVTEVMTANVFTVSPDMDIEDCMTLFSEKRIRHLPVMENQKVIGMLSIGDIVSAIIQAQDQQIRYLEAYITGQ; the protein is encoded by the coding sequence ATGTTATCCGTACGCCGTTTGCTTGACAACAAAAAAATCAATTCGGTTTGGAGTGTCCGACCTGACCACATGGTAATTGACGCCCTTGCATTGATGTCGCAACAAGGTATTGGTGCGGTATTGGTGATGGATGAAGATCAGTTGATTGGTATTTTTTCGGAAAGAGATTACGCACGCAAAGGCATCATTGTTGGCCGCAAGGCGAAAAGTACGCCCGTTACGGAAGTCATGACTGCCAATGTATTTACGGTGTCCCCCGATATGGACATCGAAGATTGTATGACCCTGTTTTCAGAAAAACGCATCCGCCACCTCCCCGTGATGGAAAACCAAAAGGTCATTGGCATGCTGAGTATTGGCGACATCGTATCCGCCATCATCCAGGCTCAGGATCAACAAATCAGATATTTGGAAGCTTACATTACTGGTCAATGA